The window GGGGTCGCCCATGTGTATATCTACAACAAAGAGCTCATCTCGGACAGGTGTTTGCTGTTCCTCGTTTGAGCTCCTTTTCTTCTCAGGAGGTTGTTCTGGGGTCTTGGAGCTTTCACTTCAGcaataatacaaaaagaaaaaatattaagatgGGAAAAGGTTTGAGAGAAGCATTGTACAATCATAATATAAGCAATCTTTAATTGTGACCTAATCATGCCAAATGCCAATCATAAATCTACTAGTAATATTTCCCAATGATGACATGAATACTTTCGATTATtcaatgtttaaaataaaaagtattcaATGATCAGTTACCTGCTTTGTGGAATGGCTACATTATCTCCTTCAAGTTTACGTGAACATGACCTCCACCAGATAGACGTAAAGCTTTAGCTAGTACACCGAAGTGCGGGCCAATCTCCGTCCGGCCCGAGGAAACCTTTGCATCACTGGTAGAGCTATCGgaatctaaaaataataaaccacAAAAGTATTACTTTGTTATCAAGAAATCAACAAATTAATGTAGTACGTACCTAGGAGAGCAATAGTTGGCCCCTTGCGGAAGGGGAGTGAGTGAACAGAATGTATTCTCGGTACAGAAAGCCAACGAACAGCTAATTTGCGTTCTCCCATGTAGAACCCATTTAGTTCAGACGCCTTATCTGCAATGTTTTTTCCGTAAATAGCAGCTAAAGCAGAGCTgtaaaaatcaacaacaaaatagaCAAAGTAGTATTTTAGTTAAGAGGAGAATTGGATAACTTAATGGGAAAAAAATGGAGAGGAAGAGAAGccgcaaaagaaacaaacccctCGTTAATCAAGAGGATTTCGATCATTCCATATGGAGAGAACAGAGGAGTTAAAGCGCTCTCGAGATCAATTTGACTAAGGCAAGTGTCAAATCCTTCAACACTTACGATAATCTTACTGCAATAAATAAGAGGCACGAGATGATCAAAAATTCACATCATGTTAATATGTAAAGAaagatacaaattaaaaatctccaaataataaaaaatgcagTGGTTTTACTCTTTTGCATTGGGAAACGGAAAAGGCTGAACAGTGAGCTTCCATCCATCCAATTCACTATCATTAAGTTGCAAGGCCTTATCGACTGCGCCTTCTCCCACAAAATATACATAAGCAGAActgcatgcaaaaaaaaaacattatttaagtTATGCATTTAACTTGAACTGATCATCGATCAgactagaggaagaagaaactacGAACCAGTCGTCAAAGGACACATCCGTGATCTCTCCACATGAAGAGAAATACTTTTCCAACGCACTCTTGGCAACTTCAAGAGGAAGGCTATAGCTAGTGTCATATCCCGAAACAATAATCCTACCAACGTCCCTgcaatttatttgataataccGTACGTTTATAATCATCAACGTTACGAGAACATATGCATCCATCTTACACATACCAAATATAAAAAGGGAAACACGAATATCaattcaatttataaaattaccTGATTATAGGCTCTGCAGTTTCCGATCCTAAAAAGTACAAAAGATATAATCAGAAAAATTACTTGTGAAGAAATCATTAATTGAGAGACACGCGCGCTAGGGGTTATAGAGTGAATCAGAAGAAAACCCataagggaaagaagaagaagatggttacCTCGAAGGCGTATTCGTTCATGGTTGGAGAAGTTGAGAAGGGCGATAAGATAAACCTTGAAAAAGATATCTTACAGTTTTACTTTTAGGGGTTAAATTAGGTCTGAAGAGgggtatttataatttaaaaaaaaaaaagtaaaatcattATTGGGGCGGTCAATTTATTTCTGGCCTGGATTAAAAGCCCATATGGTCCTAATTAATCTTCGGAACCATCGAGGGAATtgactaattagtaattatcaTTACCCATTCATGTCATGTTCACGCGTGtaggtttttttgtttcctattAAGAAGAATCATATAAGTTTCGTGAAGCTTTTTGTTCCAATGTTAATGGTATTTGTTTCTCCTTCTTGTCTGAATAAAAAGGTAGAAGAACAATCACTATGGAGAGGAAAAAACTGTTTAGTTTTTAGTCTTCGATCTCATTCCCTTGTCAAATTAGATCGATTGCGGATCTGTGGATCATTTTGTCATTAACTCTATATGAATGCCAGATacattattcaaaatttttatggttcaactctttattttttttctatgaataataatgatgattcaaaaaaaaaaattaattactcaaGGCCGCAATTAACAGCTGGTTTGAAAGACGCTAAAAACTCTTGTTGCCGAAGTGTGCATAGGCATTGGATCTGCCACGCTAGTGACAACCAGAGAGACCCATTTGTTGTtacagagaaaacaaataacttaaaaaaaaaactcctctgcttgctattttcttttgtttctctcttctgCTCTATGAATgaaattagaaagaagaaaaaattggcttcctgtttgtttgtttttttttttaatgtctaaATAGGCCTTTTTGCTTGTCTTTTTATTTAGAGGGGAGCAGAGAATTAATAATGCGTATTCCTTATTCCACTGATCTTTAGGTCTTGTTGTTCTTCAATTTACTCGCTGGAAAATGCAACCTTGCCATCAACGGACGTGGTGCTCTTGTCTTCTTTTCGAATCCACGGACACATACAAATCCTGCAATCAGAAATTGTTAGATGTTCATCAATTTTCAATCACAGAACAGAACAATATTGGTCCTAAGTAATTCCGGATTTCTCTGAGTAAGAATTCATTGTGTACCTTTCCAAAAGCAGTATTGTATCTGCTCCGTTGAAAGACCTGCGTAAATTCCACAAAACATTCTAAGATCCTTCGGACATGGAGAAGCTGAATCTTtccaaaatatttggttttgttttggacaTTTGACCAACTCAATCTATTAAGAATGTTTTTTACCTCTGAATATTGATGTTACTGACGTTCCGAAGTAAACAGTCCTTCTAGGTAGCTTCCATATCCAATCTCTAGGAACATCAATGGGTTTGAGACTCGAATCATGGTCTGCAAATAACTGCAAGGTAAAAAATGGCAAAGGGGATAAAGAACTAAagcaaaatagaagaaaatgttTCACCTGTCTGTTTGAGTTTTATTACAACTAACCTCGTTAACTTGAAAGTAAGTCCCGTTGAGCGGAAACCTTCCTCTCATAGCAGTTCGACAAGGTATCTGTGGGTAACAGGAAAAACGATATTAGTTGCTTGTATCTCACGTTTCCTTTCTCATAAACAATACAAATGATCTAGACAATCTCACCAGAAGAGTTCCTCTAACTGTCTGTGAGTTCGCTTCCCTCACACTGTTACACTCTAGACAAGTCTCATCAAAGCACATTTTGCCAGAAGCTTTCCCTTTACACTTCTGTTCAGGTGGTTGAGCCGAATTCGCCGTTTCACCTGGCAAACCAAACAACTACATTAGTTAACCTGATCTCAAaaaccaatatacatataaaatccACCATTTCTACGTTCTAGCTTTCATTTACAGCCTCGAAATTTAATCTTTAACCAACTCTATTTCAAATGCTTATTAGTTCTAGCTTTACGTTCTTCGAATACTGACAACACAGGAAAGAAACATTGCAGTTTTATCCTCACCTGGTGTCCAAATAGCTAAAAGATAAGGACTTGGATCATCTGGTTCTCTTTTATCCATCTGTTTTCATCAAATGAGAATTTTTATACAGTATTGTTTAAATGAAACAGCTCGAGtataaagagaataaaaattTGACTTACACCATTGAGGAGAGGATGTGAATCCGGGAGCTCGTACCTGCAAACAGACCACACATTTATCAGTTACCTTGTCTATATATACTACACCTGGCTTACAGCTTTACAGTTGAAGTCATTCTATCATAGGCATTTATCTATATCCCTTTTGCTTGCTTATCTCTTATTACTGTGTTGAATGCAGGGTGGCATACAAGTCAAAGAGCCAGCTCGGGCCGGTTAGTGGAAATAAAAAATTGCCAAAACTCTGGCTGACCCACATGCTAGAAACAtccaaaatttatatgaaagatAAGATATAGGAGAAGATATCAACTTACACTTGGTGCTCTGTCCTGAGACGGCTTATGTTCTTTAGTTTGGGAGTTGGAATAGAAGTATTGGTTGGATTTAAAGCAACCAAAGCCTTGGCCATGTCACCGTCTTGGAGCTCCATGTTTCTTTCCATGTGTTCCCGTAAGGTCATGCCGAACTGTTCAATGTTGAGTTTTATTGTTGGGATCTCGTCAGGGTCCTCATTGTAGTAAGCATCTTCAGTGTCACTCTCTATTATCTCAGTGCATTCTTGCTCGGGCGAGGATGGCTCTTCGATTATTGGTTCACAGTTTCCTCTATTTGATGGTGCTCCCCTAGTTAGGGACTTCTCCAGCGGAGGAGGTAGTTTCATCATCGGGATGGCTGTAGGAGTAAAGGACTCGGGAGGGACTGGAAGAGTTGAACTGGTTAAGCTCCTCTCGTCTGGTGCCGGCAAAGCAAGTCTTGCACTGTTACAATGGCATCAGTCATCAAATCTCATATTTGAAATCCTACTTTGGCATAGGCATTATGGTGTTTATGTATGGATCACTAGAGCTCATGCTAAATTGATAGTGTATAGGAATCATGATTTTGACGTTGATCTTTGTGTTGTTCTCGTAATATTATTTTCAGCTTGCTATCATGAAACTGAGcctatttttagttatttaccCAAAATCCTAAAAGTGCATGAAAGCTTGCTTACCTAGCATAAGCACTGGCAAAATGTCTGCATTCTCCTCTCATTGGACATGCATTACAATTTGGCCTACTCTTTGTGCAGAAAACCTGATACGCGTTCACATGATTTAGACACATACTCTTCTTTGTACAATGCTTGAATTTACGATATGATAGATGAGAACAAATACCTTTCCGAACGTAATCAGCTGGTAGTGTAATTCATAcctaaataagaaaaaaaatacgtAAATTAATTTCACTCAAAACAATAGAATTCTACCGTAGAAATACTGGTTGATTTGGTAGAGTTTATGAGCATACAGTGTTCGTTGATCGAGTTTGCAGAGTCTTGGCCAAAGAAATTTTTGGATGGACTCGAGCACTGGGTATCTGTAAAAACACTGAACGGTTAggatttgcaaacaaaaaaaacaattagttgtttagatgacaaaaacaaagaaacttacAGCTCTAGGAGGTGTAACTGAAGTGATTCAGGTAAAGGTTGTAGAGGCACCCATCCCAGCCTAACGGCTATCCTTCCAACATTCGTGTCAACCTTCATATTTATACAATTCCCAGCTTAGTTAGCCGGAGTTATCCTAAGCTATTAGTAGATAATGGAATAGTATGACTCACAGGGAAAGCAAGATTGTGGAGTGTCAAGAGTCGCACGCATTCGACACTTTTTAAACCCAGGCCTCTTATGCTCAAGAGATAGTCCCTGTAAAATAATCATGAGCAACTTTTTTTAATACTCAGTCTGACGTAACTGTTGAGTATCGATCATGCAGTCATTAAAAATGTGGTTACCGACTTGGCTTTGTCAGGAGGAACATCTCTCAACCATTCAAGGTCGACACCACCGTGATCTTTAACTATCCGCTCAAGAAAATCCTTCAATGTTGTAGATATAGCTACATAATTAACTGATGTTCAAGCCTTCTGAAAGAAACTAAGAGGCCCTCAACTGAAATCAGTAGATTTACCTTAATTCGTACCGCCAACATGTTATTCATTCCTCTTTCCTTAATAGCCTCGGAGATTTCACTGATACTAGCACGTCTTATTGCTTCATAGTCTATGGAATCCAAACTGTCTTTGCTTCGTTCCTTTCTCCCTTCATTCCCATCCACATCTTTTCTGAGACTATCCCACTGACTTGTAGGTTTTTTCCCATCAGCAAGAGTCCCTTTCATCTCTCGCACAATAGTGGCATTCGTCTCGTTGTATTCAACTGTCGTCTGCTCTTTATTTATGGAATTTGATTCAACCACGTCTTTAGGAGTTCTATCCCTCGGTAGACAGCCATCTGTGATGTTCTGTGTGCTACTAGACTGTCTTGTAAGACATTCTTCAGAAGAGTTGAGCAGCTCCATAAATGTTTTCTGTAAATGGGATGCTTTATTCATCTCATGTGGTTGATGTTGGGCATCCCCCTGGTGCACTTCGTGGGTGCTTGCGGAAGCAGAAAATCCCATTCCTGGTAATTCATGAGGCGTTGATGGTGTGATCTGACCTGAATATTCTCTTGGAACACTTCCACCTTGTCTGAAAAATCTGCGAGGTACATTTCTGTTCTTTCCTCTGTCAACTCTTGGTGAAATGGACAGCCACGAATAACCAAGGCCTTCACCTTGCATTCCAAAATCCTCTATGTCTAGCACATGTGACTGCCGAATCGTACTCTGCTCATAGCTACTGAAAGGATTGGTCGGTCCTTTTTTTTGCCAGTTAGTATCATTGCTTGGCTGACCAAAAGAGAGATGGTCTTTGTAGTTCATTGTTTTGTCAAGATCAGGTTTCTTCTGAACGACATTTGTAGTTTCTTGTATNNNNNNNNNNNNNNNNNNNNNNNNNNNNNNNNNNNNNNNNNNNNNNNNNNNNNNNNNNNNNNNNNNNNNNNNNNNNNNNNNNNNNNNNNNNNNNNNNNNNNNNNNNNNNNNNNNNNNNNNNNNNNNNNNNNNNNNNNNNNNNNNNNNNNNNNNNNNNNNNNNNNNNNNNNNNNNNNNNNNNNNNNNNNNNNNNNNNNNNNNNNNNNNNNNNNNNNNNNNNNNNNNNNNNNNNNNNNNNNNNNNNNNNNNNNNNNNNNNNNNNNNNNNNNNNNNNNNNNNNNNNNNNNNNNNNNNNNNNNNNNNNNNNNNNNNNNNNNNNNNNNNNNNNNNNNNNNNNNNNNNNNNNNNNNNNNNNNNNNNNNNNNNNNNNNNNNNNNNNNNNNNNNNNNNNNNNNNNNNNNNNNNNNNNNNNNNNNNNNNNNNNNNNNNNNNNNNNNNNNNNNNNNNNNNNNNNNNNNNNNNNNNNNNNNNNNNNNNNNNNNNNNNNNNNNNNNNNNNNNNNNNNNNNNNNNNNNNNNNNNNNNNNNNNNNNNNNNNNNNNNNNNNNNNNNNNNNNNNNNNNNNNNNNNNNNNNNNNNNNNNNNNNNNNNNNNNNNNNNNNNNNNNNNNNNNNNNNNNNNNNNNNNNNNNNNNNNNNNNNNNNNNNNNNNNNNNNNNNNNNNNNNNNNNNNNNNNNNNNNNNNNNNNNNNNNNNNNNNNNNNNNNNNNNNNNNNNNNNNNNNNNNNNNNNNNNNNNNNNNNNNNNNNNNNNNNNNNNNNNNNNNNNNNNNNNNNNNNNNNNNNNNNNNNNNNNNNNNNNNNNNNNNNNNNNNNNNNNNNNNNNNGATGGTGTGATCTGACCTGAATATTCTCTTGGAACACTTCCACCTTGTCTGAAAAATCTGCGAGGTACATTTCTGTTCTTTCCTCTGTCAACTCTTGGTGAAATGGACAGCCA is drawn from Camelina sativa cultivar DH55 chromosome 8, Cs, whole genome shotgun sequence and contains these coding sequences:
- the LOC104709943 gene encoding uncharacterized protein LOC104709943; amino-acid sequence: MDIFFKVYLIALLNFSNHERIRLRGSETAEPIIRDVGRIIVSGYDTSYSLPLEVAKSALEKYFSSCGEITDVSFDDCSAYVYFVGEGAVDKALQLNDSELDGWKLTVQPFPFPNAKDKIIVSVEGFDTCLSQIDLESALTPLFSPYGMIEILLINEGSALAAIYGKNIADKASELNGFYMGERKLAVRWLSVPRIHSVHSLPFRKGPTIALLDSDSSTSDAKVSSGRTEIGPHFGVLAKALRLSGGGHVHVNLKEIM